A stretch of Acipenser ruthenus chromosome 1, fAciRut3.2 maternal haplotype, whole genome shotgun sequence DNA encodes these proteins:
- the LOC117403528 gene encoding C-X-C motif chemokine 10-like yields the protein MNSTAVLFVAFFLFAAVEGSPLYNKGRCRCIGSSADFIHLKRIEKFEVIPASPMCQQIEIVVTMKDTAEERCMNPKSKQAQNIINLLKKRSPQK from the exons ATGAACTCCACAGCCGTCCTCTTTGTTGCCTTTTTCTTGTTTGCAGCTGTTGAAG GCTCCCCACTTTACAACAAGGGCCGTTGCCGCTGCATTGGGAGCAGTGCTGACTTTATACATTTAAAACGCATTGAGAAGTTTGAAGTGATACCAGCATCCCCAATGTGTCAGCAGATAGAGATTGT TGTTACAATGAAGGACACTGCAGAGGAGAGATGCATGAATCCCAAGTCAAAGCAGGCACAAAATATCATCAACTTGCTAAAGAAAAG GTCCCCACAGAAGTAA